The proteins below come from a single Rhodanobacter sp. LX-99 genomic window:
- the pgm gene encoding phosphoglucomutase (alpha-D-glucose-1,6-bisphosphate-dependent): MSQQISPLAGKPAPSSILVDIPQLLAAYADLKPDPAVPAQRVAFGTSGHRGNSFERSFNEAHILAISQAICEYRRSKGIDGPLFIGADTHALSQPAFENALEVLAANGVETMISSGGEYTPTPAVSHAILVHNKGRTSGLADGIVITPSHNPPDNGGFKYNPSNGGPADSDITRWVENRANALLEGGLKEVRRMPYAQARKAATTHEHDYLNSYVADLANIVDFEIIRSAGVHMGVDPLGGAGVHYWAPIADRYRLDLTVVSSVVDPQFAFMSVDWDGKIRMDPSSKYAMQRLIGLKDRYDVAFACDTDHDRHGIVTRSSGLMEPNHYLSVLVDYLFRHRPQWGAHAAVGKTVVSTALIDRVAKRLGRRLYEAPVGFKWFAPGLFDGSLGFGCEESAGASLLRRDGTAWVTDKDGMVPALLSAEITAREGEDPGELYARLTGELGKPFASRVDAAATPAQKAKLAKLSPDQLKNDRLAGEKIEQVLDKAPGNGAAIGGIKAIAASGWFAARPSGTEAIYKVYAESFKSEEHLQALLKEAQGIVDAALA; encoded by the coding sequence CGGCACCTCCGGCCACCGCGGCAATTCGTTCGAGCGCAGCTTCAACGAGGCGCACATCCTGGCGATCAGCCAGGCGATCTGCGAGTACCGCCGTTCGAAAGGCATCGACGGCCCGCTGTTCATCGGCGCCGACACCCATGCGCTGTCGCAGCCGGCGTTCGAGAACGCGCTGGAAGTGCTGGCCGCCAACGGCGTCGAGACGATGATCTCCAGCGGCGGCGAATACACGCCGACGCCGGCGGTGTCGCACGCGATCCTGGTCCACAACAAGGGGCGCACGTCGGGGCTCGCCGACGGCATCGTGATCACGCCGTCGCACAACCCGCCGGACAACGGCGGCTTCAAGTACAACCCGAGCAACGGCGGCCCGGCCGACAGCGACATCACCCGGTGGGTGGAGAACCGCGCCAACGCCCTGCTCGAAGGCGGGCTGAAGGAAGTGCGTCGGATGCCGTACGCGCAGGCGCGCAAGGCGGCCACCACGCACGAACACGACTATCTCAACAGCTACGTCGCCGACCTCGCGAACATCGTCGACTTCGAGATCATCCGCAGCGCCGGCGTGCACATGGGCGTCGATCCGCTGGGCGGCGCCGGCGTGCACTACTGGGCGCCGATCGCCGATCGCTACCGGCTCGACCTCACCGTGGTCAGTTCGGTGGTCGACCCGCAGTTCGCCTTCATGAGCGTGGACTGGGACGGCAAGATCCGCATGGACCCGTCGTCGAAGTACGCGATGCAGCGGCTGATCGGATTGAAGGACCGCTACGACGTGGCATTCGCCTGCGACACCGACCACGACCGCCACGGCATCGTCACCCGCAGCAGCGGGCTGATGGAGCCGAACCACTACCTGTCGGTGCTGGTCGACTACCTGTTCCGCCATCGGCCGCAGTGGGGCGCGCACGCCGCGGTGGGCAAGACCGTGGTCAGCACCGCGCTGATCGACCGCGTGGCCAAGCGGCTCGGGCGACGGCTGTACGAAGCGCCGGTCGGCTTCAAGTGGTTCGCGCCCGGCCTGTTCGACGGCTCGCTCGGCTTCGGCTGCGAGGAAAGCGCCGGCGCCTCGCTGCTGCGCCGCGACGGCACGGCGTGGGTCACCGACAAGGATGGCATGGTGCCGGCGCTGCTGTCAGCCGAGATCACCGCACGCGAGGGCGAGGACCCGGGCGAGCTCTACGCACGGCTGACCGGCGAACTCGGCAAGCCGTTCGCCAGCCGCGTCGACGCCGCCGCCACGCCGGCGCAGAAGGCGAAGCTGGCGAAACTGTCGCCCGATCAGCTGAAGAACGACCGGCTGGCCGGCGAGAAGATCGAGCAGGTGCTGGACAAGGCACCCGGCAACGGCGCCGCGATCGGCGGCATCAAGGCGATCGCCGCCAGCGGCTGGTTCGCCGCGCGGCCGTCCGGCACCGAGGCGATCTACAAGGTTTACGCCGAAAGCTTCAAGAGCGAGGAACACCTGCAGGCGCTGCTGAAGGAAGCCCAGGGCATCGTCGACGCCGCGCTCGCCTGA